Proteins found in one Hevea brasiliensis isolate MT/VB/25A 57/8 chromosome 18, ASM3005281v1, whole genome shotgun sequence genomic segment:
- the LOC110673665 gene encoding pentatricopeptide repeat-containing protein At3g28660 — protein sequence MTQILAGTTKLSIHSWRLWLSLAERCATMRQLRALQATFTVHGFHRNNYAISKLIAFCALSPHGNLSYASLLFNQIEMPNSFIYNTLIRAYSRCSQPHLALHYFDIMLRDENVTPQNHTFHFVLFACANAGWILLGRQMHCWVCKNGMILADGHIQTAVVRLYAGCKVMDDAHKTFDEIPYPDVVQWNVLMNGYARCNLASEALRVFRYMFVIGVEPDEFCVTTALMACAQSGALGQGKWIHEYIKKKSLDFDVFVGTALVDMYAKCGCLYLAVEVLEGMPKRNAFSWAAMIGGFAMHGYASEAIRCLERMQVEDGLKPDGVVLLGVLTACTHAGLQEEGLLLLDNMKARFGILPRHEHYSCVVDLLCRAGRWDDALALIRRMPMKPLASVWGAVLSSCRTHKNVELAELAVKELVQLDNGDIAEEAAAFVQLTNIYLSAEKGEEACKIRRMFGERGMNKPPGCSMIEVDGISNEFVSGDVSHKDLPQMLAILELLLPYLTTKPYH from the coding sequence ATGACCCAAATCTTAGCGGGCACCACCAAACTTAGCATCCATTCATGGAGGCTATGGCTGTCCCTCGCGGAACGATGTGCGACCATGCGCCAACTCAGGGCCCTCCAAGCTACTTTTACCGTCCATGGCTTCCACAGAAACAATTATGCTATAAGCAAACTCATTGCCTTCTGCGCCCTCTCTCCGCATGGCAATCTCTCTTATGCTTCACTTTTATTTAACCAAATTGAGATGcccaattcatttatttataacacTCTAATTAGAGCTTATTCTCGTTGCTCACAGCCTCATTTGGCTCTACATTATTTTGATATCATGTTGAGAGATGAGAATGTGACGCCTCAAAACCATACATTTCACTTTGTTCTCTTCGCATGTGCAAATGCGGGTTGGATCCTTTTGGGTAGGCAAATGCACTGTTGGGTATGTAAAAATGGAATGATATTAGCAGACGGCCATATTCAAACTGCGGTTGTTAGGTTGTATGCTGGGTGTAAAGTCATGGATGATGCGCACAAGACGTTTGATGAAATTCCTTATCCAGATGTCGTTCAATGGAATGTGCTTATGAATGGGTATGCTCGTTGCAATTTGGCGAGTGAAGCTTTGAGGGTGTTTCGGTATATGTTTGTTATAGGGGTCGAGCCAGATGAGTTTTGTGTTACTACCGCATTGATGGCTTGTGCTCAATCCGGGGCTCTTGGTCAAGGGAAATGGATTCATGAATATATCAAGAAGAAATCATTAGATTTTGACGTATTTGTTGGGACAGCACTTGTTGATATGTATGCAAAATGTGGATGCTTATATTTGGCGGTGGAAGTCTTGGAGGGGATGCCTAAAAGGAATGCATTCTCATGGGCGGCCATGATTGGGGGGTTTGCAATGCATGGGTACGCGAGTGAAGCAATTCGTTGCTTGGAGAGAATGCAGGTGGAAGACGGGCTTAAGCCTGATGGTGTTGTTCTCCTAGGGGTTTTAACGGCTTGTACTCATGCAGGGTTGCAAGAGGAAGGCTTACTTCTTTTGGACAACATGAAAGCTAGATTTGGGATCCTACCTAGACATGAGCACTATAGTTGCGTAGTGGACTTGTTATGCAGGGCAGGTCGATGGGATGATGCACTTGCTCTTATAAGGAGAATGCCCATGAAGCCACTTGCGTCAGTTTGGGGGGCTGTACTGAGTAGTTGCCGAACCCACAAGAATGTGGAGCTTGCAGAACTTGCAGTTAAGGAACTTGTACAGCTTGATAATGGTGATATAGCGGAAGAAGCAGCAGCTTTTGTTCAATTGACTAACATTTATTTGAGTGCAGAGAAAGGTGAAGAAGCATGTAAGATACGTAGGATGTTTGGTGAAAGAGGGATGAACAAACCACCGGGATGTAGTATGATAGAAGTGGATGGAATTTCAAATGAGTTCGTTTCTGGAGATGTGTCACATAAGGATCTGCCTCAAATGCTTGCAATACTGGAGCTATTATTGCCATACTTAACCACAAAGCCATATCATTAG
- the LOC110673697 gene encoding uncharacterized protein LOC110673697, translating to MELFRKAKVIRLRSHHDKFLLADDDEESVSQDRNGAVMNARWTVEILEKAYGIRLKSCYGKYLTASNMPFLLGMTGKKVLQSLPRRLDSSVEWEPIREGVQVKLKTRYGQYLRANAGLPPWRNQITHDVPYRSSTQDWILWDIDIVEMRRRDPSPEPPPPPPQSTTNRPEPLHCEIPHPNAPYSEPGSPTAMLFAAPTFSRIESNDSFMGVPIKNEGRLIHYCVANENGDVDENIELSFTFKGSVVEELKQKLEEETRIDDVLVCSRNPLNGKLYPLRLHLPPNNAEMHVVVLPSSGKAASNIGQLGSPTAE from the exons ATGGAACTTTTCCGGAAAGCCAAAGTGATTCGACTTCGAAGCCACCATGACAAGTTCCTATTGGCAGATGATGATGAAGAAAGTGTGAGCCAAGATCGAAATGGTGCAGTCATGAATGCTAGATGGACGGTGGAGATCCTGGAAAAGGCCTATGGTATACGTTTGAAAAGTTGTTATGGGAAGTACCTAACAGCCTCCAACATGCCATTCCTATTAGGGATGACAGGGAAGAAAGTGCTGCAAAGCTTGCCAAGAAGATTGGATTCTTCTGTGGAATGGGAGCCCATCAGAGAAGGAGTCCAAGTCAAGCTCAAGACTCGTTACGGACAATATTTACGTGCAAATGCAGGCCTACCACCTTGGAGGAATCAAATCACTCATGATGTTCCTTATAGAAGTTCAACCCAAGATTGGATTTTATGGGATATTGATATTGTAGAGATGAGGAGACGAGATCCTTCACCtgaaccaccaccaccaccaccacaatcCACCACCAATCGACCAGAACCGCTGCATTGTGAGATACCTCATCCCAATGCACCTTATTCTGAGCCTGGTTCTCCCACTGCAATGTTGTTTGCAGCCCCCACATTTTCTAGAATAGAG TCTAATGATTCATTTATGGGTGTACCGATAAAAAACGAGGGCAGGCTCATCCATTACTGCGTGGCTAACGAAAATGGTGATGTTGATGAAAATATAGAGCTTTCCTTTACTTTCAAGGGAAGTGTGGTGGAAGAATTGAAGCAAAAGTTGGAGGAAGAGACAAGGATAGATGATGTCCTGGTGTGTTCTCGAAATCCATTGAATGGGAAGCTTTACCCTCTTCGGTTACATCTTCCTCCAAACAATGCAGAGATGCATGTTGTTGTGCTTCCCTCATCAGGGAAAG CGGCATCAAATATTGGCCAACTGGGTAGTCCAACTGCAGAATAA